A window of Chthoniobacterales bacterium contains these coding sequences:
- a CDS encoding DegT/DnrJ/EryC1/StrS family aminotransferase, with product MPGQLPTAKMPDQTFDCLASAMAEAYAIPEASGSNLSNRRMILQNDFKRQWEFVEGPALEAVRRVGESGWYILGKEVEAFEASLAEFWRVSHVIGTGNGLDALEIALRCLDLQRGEKVLTTPLSAFATTLAIVRAGGVPVFVDVDDSGCIDLRQCREVLAQDRSIRFLVPVHLYGFALPMPELARLKTDFGLQIVEDCAQCIGASFGNIAAGTVGQMAATSFYPTKNLGAMGDAGALLTNDAALAEKARNLRNYGQSSHYLHSTPGLNSRLDELHAAVLRDAFLPNLEQWTKARRRTAHKYLEQIRNPSIQLLSPDPAMKAVWHLFPILAAEGSRDQLRSYLDSCGITTGVHYPRLICEQPALRDGSWEKRLELGKARRFAECELSLTIHPFLTETEVDAVIAACNDWKI from the coding sequence ATGCCCGGGCAATTGCCAACCGCAAAAATGCCGGACCAGACCTTCGATTGTCTTGCTTCGGCGATGGCGGAAGCTTATGCGATTCCCGAAGCCAGCGGGTCCAATCTTTCAAACCGGCGAATGATTCTTCAGAACGACTTTAAGCGTCAGTGGGAGTTCGTGGAAGGGCCGGCCCTGGAAGCGGTCCGCAGAGTAGGGGAGAGCGGCTGGTATATTCTTGGTAAGGAAGTCGAAGCGTTTGAGGCGTCGCTCGCGGAATTTTGGAGGGTGTCCCACGTAATTGGAACGGGTAACGGCCTCGACGCCCTCGAAATCGCTCTGCGCTGCCTGGACCTCCAGCGGGGAGAGAAAGTCCTGACCACACCTCTTTCGGCTTTCGCGACGACGCTCGCGATCGTTCGAGCGGGAGGTGTTCCCGTGTTTGTCGATGTCGACGACTCCGGTTGCATCGATCTGCGGCAATGCCGCGAGGTGTTGGCCCAGGACCGCTCGATCCGCTTTCTCGTGCCGGTTCACCTCTATGGATTCGCTTTGCCAATGCCGGAACTCGCCCGGCTCAAGACAGATTTCGGATTGCAAATCGTGGAGGATTGCGCGCAATGCATTGGCGCGTCGTTTGGGAATATCGCCGCTGGAACCGTCGGCCAGATGGCGGCGACCAGTTTTTATCCAACCAAGAATCTGGGAGCGATGGGAGACGCCGGTGCGCTCTTAACGAACGACGCGGCCCTGGCGGAGAAAGCCAGGAACCTGAGAAATTACGGTCAGTCGTCCCATTATCTCCATTCCACCCCCGGATTGAATAGCCGGCTCGATGAGCTGCATGCGGCGGTGCTGCGGGATGCGTTTCTGCCGAATCTGGAACAATGGACCAAGGCACGGCGACGCACGGCCCACAAATATCTCGAACAGATCCGGAATCCGTCTATTCAACTCCTCTCGCCCGATCCGGCGATGAAAGCGGTTTGGCACCTCTTTCCTATTCTTGCCGCCGAAGGCTCTCGCGATCAGCTCCGAAGTTATCTTGATTCCTGCGGCATCACGACCGGCGTTCATTATCCCCGCCTGATCTGCGAGCAGCCGGCGCTGCGAGACGGCTCGTGGGAGAAGCGATTGGAACTGGGCAAGGCCCGCCGCTTCGCTGAATGCGAACTCTCGCTCACGATCCATCCGTTTTTGACTGAGACGGAAGTTGATGCTGTCATCGCCGCCTGCAACGATTGGAAAATTTAG